One region of Paenibacillus polymyxa M1 genomic DNA includes:
- a CDS encoding Nif3-like dinuclear metal center hexameric protein, which produces MFAKGQTVISYMEQLAPKYLAVPDDRIGLQLGSLQKEIRSILVALDVNDEVVEEAIRIKADLIIAHHAIIFRPLKALNTDQPAGRLYEKLIKNDIAVYISHTNLDTAEDGMNDWMAEALGIQSEGTLEDVHTEQLFKLVVFVPKTHHQRVLDAILNAGAGHIGNYSHCSFNIDGYGTFVPGEGTQPFLGEPGKMERSEEVRIETIVPQGVRNKVVQAMLKAHPYEEVAYDLYPMDLKGRTFGLGRVGKLKEARTLREFVDVVKKGLNVEHVRVVGDLDRMIKKAAVLGGSGSRYVNKSLFKGADVLVTGDIDYHTAHDALMAGIAIIDPGHNAEKIMKPKTADWMRRRLAEDRYSTEVYVSEVNTEPFQFL; this is translated from the coding sequence ATGTTTGCCAAAGGACAGACAGTAATTAGCTACATGGAGCAATTGGCTCCGAAATACTTGGCAGTTCCAGACGATAGAATTGGGCTTCAACTGGGTAGTCTGCAAAAGGAAATAAGAAGCATTTTAGTAGCCCTGGATGTCAATGATGAGGTTGTTGAAGAAGCGATCCGCATAAAAGCTGATCTCATTATTGCGCATCATGCGATTATATTCCGCCCACTAAAAGCTTTGAACACGGACCAGCCTGCAGGCAGATTGTATGAAAAGCTGATCAAGAATGATATTGCTGTCTACATTAGTCATACGAATCTGGATACGGCTGAGGACGGCATGAATGATTGGATGGCAGAAGCACTGGGGATTCAAAGTGAAGGTACGTTGGAGGATGTTCACACCGAGCAATTATTCAAGCTTGTCGTTTTCGTACCCAAAACACATCATCAACGTGTACTGGATGCCATACTGAATGCGGGAGCTGGACATATCGGCAACTACAGCCATTGCAGCTTTAACATTGATGGTTATGGAACTTTTGTACCGGGTGAAGGCACACAGCCGTTTTTGGGTGAGCCAGGTAAAATGGAACGTAGTGAAGAGGTTCGTATTGAGACCATTGTACCGCAGGGTGTACGCAATAAAGTTGTCCAAGCGATGCTGAAGGCTCATCCTTATGAAGAGGTGGCTTATGACCTGTACCCTATGGATTTGAAAGGCCGTACCTTTGGTTTGGGACGAGTAGGCAAGCTCAAGGAAGCCCGCACGTTACGAGAGTTTGTAGATGTTGTGAAAAAAGGTCTCAACGTTGAGCATGTACGTGTGGTGGGTGACTTGGATCGTATGATCAAAAAAGCAGCCGTGCTTGGGGGCTCTGGCAGCCGTTATGTGAATAAGTCACTTTTTAAAGGCGCTGACGTATTAGTGACGGGGGATATCGACTATCACACGGCTCACGATGCCCTGATGGCAGGCATTGCTATTATTGACCCTGGACATAACGCAGAAAAGATTATGAAGCCTAAAACCGCAGATTGGATGCGTAGACGCTTGGCCGAAGATCGATACTCAACGGAAGTATATGTATCTGAAGTGAACACTGAGCCTTTTCAATTTTTGTAA
- a CDS encoding tRNA (adenine(22)-N(1))-methyltransferase codes for MKLSQRLQYILEQIPAGSRLADIGSDHGLLPVAAVRSGRVSQAVAGEVNDGPLRAAQKQVAEAGLTDRIAVRKGDGLAVIKANEVDVITIAGMGGALIASILEQGKDKLVSVKQLVLQPNVGEDILRRWLIKHQWVLTNEHIMEEDGKIYEVLTAVPASESSLKQDDLYRPWELSGSSLVLTEDLLIQLGPLLVKAPNEIFFSKWQLEIRKLQDVRAQVARSDQESAQHKQEQLRKQIEQLEEVLACLPKDRQ; via the coding sequence ATGAAACTTTCTCAGCGATTACAATATATTTTGGAACAAATTCCTGCCGGTAGCAGACTGGCTGATATTGGCTCTGATCACGGACTACTCCCTGTGGCTGCAGTGCGCTCCGGCAGAGTATCGCAAGCTGTAGCGGGTGAGGTCAACGATGGACCATTGCGTGCGGCTCAAAAGCAGGTGGCTGAAGCAGGTCTTACAGATCGCATTGCGGTTAGAAAAGGGGACGGCTTGGCTGTAATCAAGGCCAATGAGGTAGATGTTATTACGATAGCGGGTATGGGCGGAGCCTTGATCGCTTCTATTTTGGAGCAAGGAAAAGACAAGCTTGTTTCAGTGAAACAGCTTGTTTTACAGCCCAACGTGGGCGAGGATATTTTACGGCGCTGGCTAATCAAGCATCAATGGGTATTAACAAATGAACATATCATGGAAGAAGATGGTAAAATATATGAAGTTCTGACGGCAGTACCTGCTTCGGAAAGTTCACTGAAACAGGATGACCTGTATCGGCCATGGGAACTTTCTGGTAGTTCGCTGGTACTGACAGAGGATTTGCTGATACAACTTGGACCGTTATTGGTCAAAGCACCAAATGAAATCTTTTTTTCGAAATGGCAATTGGAGATTCGCAAGCTTCAGGATGTGCGGGCACAAGTGGCTCGGTCAGATCAGGAATCTGCGCAGCATAAGCAGGAGCAATTGCGCAAGCAAATTGAACAGCTGGAGGAGGTACTTGCATGTTTGCCAAAGGACAGACAGTAA
- the rpoD gene encoding RNA polymerase sigma factor RpoD yields the protein MANDQHTELETELTLDQVKDQLIELGKKSSSLNYKDIMEKLSPFDQDPEQMDEFYEQLGDLGIEVVNDNDEEVTRLRQNDDPENNDGDDFNFDDDLSLPPGIKINDPVRMYLKEIGRVPLLSADDEVELAKRINNGDEEAKRRLAEANLRLVVSIAKRYVGRGMLFLDLIQEGNMGLIKAVEKFDYEKGFKFSTYATWWIRQAITRAIADQARTIRIPVHMVETINKLIRVSRQLLQELGREPTPEEVAAEMELSVEKVREIMKIAQEPVSLETPIGEEDDSHLGDFIEDQEALAPADAAAYELLKEQLEDVLDTLTEREENVLRLRFGLDDGRTRTLEEVGKVFGVTRERIRQIEAKALRKLRHPSRSKRLKDFLE from the coding sequence ATGGCGAATGATCAGCATACTGAACTGGAGACGGAATTAACACTGGATCAGGTTAAAGATCAACTGATTGAGTTGGGTAAAAAAAGTTCCTCTCTGAACTACAAAGATATCATGGAAAAACTGTCGCCGTTTGATCAGGACCCCGAGCAAATGGATGAGTTTTATGAGCAGCTGGGTGACTTGGGGATTGAGGTTGTGAATGATAACGACGAAGAAGTTACCAGATTGCGTCAAAATGACGACCCGGAAAACAATGACGGGGATGATTTTAATTTCGATGACGATCTGAGCCTGCCTCCCGGTATTAAAATTAATGACCCGGTCCGGATGTACTTGAAGGAAATTGGTCGTGTACCGCTGCTTTCTGCTGATGATGAGGTGGAGCTTGCCAAACGGATCAATAACGGCGATGAAGAAGCTAAGCGTCGGTTGGCTGAAGCAAACTTGCGTCTGGTTGTAAGTATTGCCAAACGTTATGTTGGTCGCGGCATGCTTTTCCTGGATCTAATTCAAGAAGGTAATATGGGTTTGATTAAGGCAGTAGAAAAATTTGATTACGAAAAAGGCTTTAAATTCAGTACGTACGCAACCTGGTGGATTCGTCAGGCGATTACGCGCGCAATTGCCGATCAGGCGAGAACGATCCGTATTCCAGTGCATATGGTGGAAACGATCAACAAGCTGATTCGCGTATCGCGTCAACTGTTGCAAGAGCTAGGGCGTGAACCTACGCCGGAAGAAGTGGCTGCCGAGATGGAGCTAAGCGTGGAAAAAGTACGGGAAATTATGAAAATTGCCCAAGAACCGGTTTCATTGGAAACACCAATTGGTGAAGAGGATGACTCACATCTAGGGGATTTCATTGAGGATCAGGAAGCGTTGGCGCCTGCAGATGCAGCAGCCTATGAGCTTCTGAAGGAACAACTCGAGGATGTACTGGATACGTTGACCGAACGGGAAGAGAATGTTTTGCGTCTCCGTTTTGGTTTGGACGACGGAAGAACCAGAACTCTTGAAGAAGTGGGTAAAGTGTTCGGTGTTACACGTGAACGTATTCGTCAGATTGAGGCCAAAGCGCTGCGTAAGTTGCGCCATCCAAGCCGCAGTAAGCGACTGAAGGATTTCCTCGAATAG
- the dnaG gene encoding DNA primase, which produces MSNGIELYLRAKEMKVVNMSAGQGNIPDDIIESVLQHHDIVDTVSKYVHLTKQGKYMKGLCPFHSEKTPSFTVTPDRQIFYCYGCGAGGNAIKFMMEIEGLSFPEAVRTMAEESHIPLGEWQGRDSSHQHPELDRLLQAYELTSKMYHFLLKNTEHGKPAMEYLRSRGFSDKIIDQFQIGYAPNRWDTIVQFLEKRSFDPVEMEKGGLISPRHEGDGYVDRFRDRIMFPIWNRNGKVIAFAGRILGEGQPKYLNSPETKLFNKSRTLYNLHHAKTSIRKLRQSVLFEGYGDVISAWEAGVQNGVAAMGTALTEHHATMLKGLCDEVIICYDGDRAGQAAALKNFPLLENAGLHVKVALVSDGMDPDDFIRQYGAERFQRQIIESAVSTVKFKLIYLKKNHILQEEEGRIAYSREALNVIAPLSSPTEREVYLREVSAEVKVDFETLKQECNLLRQSLQKKQNFGDNNENGWNNGRHKKGQVSTPNLLPAYHVAERRLLHWMMQDLEAAEYVEKHLGDAFNIEDHAAIAAYLYAYYAQGKLPDTSRFISSLQDDRLEKNVSSIMMMDAPGVWAPHILDDYIRQVRKFPLQEQLDLKREEMRTAERSGDFLRAAQIASEIIALERQ; this is translated from the coding sequence ATGAGTAACGGTATCGAATTATATTTACGTGCTAAAGAGATGAAGGTGGTTAATATGAGTGCCGGACAAGGTAACATACCGGACGATATCATCGAGTCAGTTTTACAACATCATGATATTGTAGATACGGTAAGCAAGTACGTGCATTTGACCAAGCAGGGGAAATATATGAAAGGCCTCTGTCCTTTTCATTCCGAAAAAACCCCTTCATTCACCGTGACACCGGATCGTCAGATTTTTTACTGCTACGGCTGCGGCGCGGGAGGCAATGCCATCAAGTTTATGATGGAAATCGAAGGACTATCCTTTCCCGAAGCTGTCAGGACAATGGCAGAAGAAAGTCATATTCCGCTCGGCGAATGGCAGGGACGTGATTCATCGCATCAGCATCCTGAGTTGGACAGGCTGTTGCAAGCGTATGAACTAACTTCTAAGATGTACCATTTTTTGCTTAAAAATACGGAGCACGGCAAACCAGCCATGGAATATTTGCGTTCACGGGGATTCAGTGACAAGATCATTGACCAATTCCAAATTGGCTATGCACCCAACCGATGGGATACGATCGTTCAGTTTCTAGAGAAGCGTTCTTTTGATCCTGTCGAGATGGAAAAGGGAGGACTCATTTCTCCCCGACATGAGGGTGATGGATATGTAGATCGATTCAGAGATCGTATCATGTTTCCCATTTGGAATCGAAACGGAAAAGTGATTGCCTTTGCAGGCCGTATACTTGGCGAGGGGCAGCCGAAGTATTTGAACTCGCCGGAGACCAAGCTATTTAACAAAAGCCGAACGCTGTACAATCTCCATCATGCTAAGACCTCAATTCGCAAGCTTCGTCAAAGTGTTCTTTTTGAAGGCTATGGCGATGTCATCTCGGCATGGGAAGCTGGCGTACAAAATGGAGTGGCTGCCATGGGGACTGCTCTAACGGAGCATCATGCTACGATGTTAAAGGGACTGTGCGACGAGGTTATTATTTGTTATGATGGTGACCGGGCAGGACAAGCGGCAGCGCTTAAAAATTTTCCGCTGTTGGAAAATGCGGGACTTCACGTAAAAGTAGCGTTGGTCAGCGATGGTATGGACCCGGATGATTTTATCCGGCAATACGGCGCTGAACGTTTCCAGCGCCAAATTATCGAAAGTGCTGTTTCAACGGTGAAATTTAAGCTTATATATCTGAAAAAAAACCATATACTGCAAGAGGAAGAAGGAAGAATTGCGTATTCCCGCGAAGCATTAAATGTCATTGCACCTCTGTCATCCCCGACTGAGCGGGAAGTGTATCTGCGCGAAGTATCTGCCGAAGTCAAGGTGGATTTTGAAACCTTAAAGCAGGAATGCAATTTACTCCGTCAATCCCTGCAAAAAAAACAGAACTTTGGGGATAATAACGAAAATGGGTGGAATAATGGTAGGCATAAAAAAGGGCAGGTCTCTACGCCCAATCTGTTGCCGGCTTACCATGTGGCTGAACGCAGGCTGCTTCACTGGATGATGCAGGATTTAGAAGCTGCAGAGTATGTAGAAAAGCATCTGGGGGACGCCTTTAATATTGAGGATCATGCAGCAATTGCTGCTTATCTATATGCCTATTACGCGCAAGGGAAGTTACCGGATACAAGCCGTTTTATTTCATCTTTGCAAGACGACCGACTGGAGAAGAACGTAAGTTCGATCATGATGATGGATGCTCCAGGCGTATGGGCACCGCACATTTTGGATGATTATATTCGTCAAGTGCGAAAATTTCCATTGCAGGAGCAACTGGATTTGAAGAGGGAAGAAATGAGAACCGCTGAGCGCTCAGGTGATTTTTTGCGTGCAGCACAAATTGCAAGCGAGATTATAGCCCTAGAGAGACAATGA
- a CDS encoding YaiI/YqxD family protein, translated as MGGSGNFPDVRIVVDGDACPVKSEIAETASRFHIDVIMVSSYDHLIQGSKGVSVVKVDRSDQSADLYIANHIRRGDIVTTNDYGLAALALAKGCEVMSFRGTMYRNDSIDFMLDRRHTSAKERKKGRYGKGPKPFTLEDREVFQHKLTKLLLRLQENE; from the coding sequence ATGGGAGGGTCCGGAAATTTCCCGGATGTACGGATCGTTGTTGACGGGGACGCTTGTCCTGTTAAAAGTGAAATTGCAGAGACAGCTTCCCGTTTTCATATTGACGTTATTATGGTATCTTCGTATGATCATCTCATTCAGGGCAGCAAAGGCGTAAGCGTTGTTAAAGTAGACCGAAGCGACCAGAGTGCCGATCTCTATATTGCCAATCATATCCGCCGCGGAGATATTGTAACAACCAACGATTATGGTCTTGCTGCACTCGCCTTGGCAAAAGGTTGTGAAGTGATGTCTTTTCGCGGAACGATGTATCGAAACGATTCGATAGACTTCATGCTGGACCGACGCCACACTTCTGCCAAAGAACGGAAAAAAGGACGTTATGGAAAAGGTCCTAAACCGTTTACATTAGAGGATCGTGAAGTTTTTCAACATAAACTGACAAAACTTTTACTTCGCTTGCAGGAGAATGAGTAA
- the glyS gene encoding glycine--tRNA ligase subunit beta gives MSKDLLFEIGLEEVPARFIPNAIQQLKERMTAWLDSSRIAYSAVEAYATPRRLAVLVKEVAEKQEDINEEVKGPSRKIALDEAGNWSKAALGFARSQGVDPEQFTFKELGGVEYIYATKSSIGVPTADVLSEGLLHILHAMTFPKFMRWASYDFKFVRPIRWLVALFGSDIVNLEIAGVQSGNVTRGHRFLGQEAVVESPADYVEVLRKQHVIVDIEERQSLIVKQIEALAAEKDWTIAVKDDLLEEVLYLVETPTVLFGGFDPAFLNIPKDVLITSMREHQRYFPVLDRTGKLLPYFVTVRNGGSQSLEVIAKGNEKVLRARLSDAKFFYEEDQKLEIKDALSKLESIVFHEELGTVGDKVRRIRRIADALAEKLRVSPDTQESVSRAADICKFDLVTQMVYEFPELQGVMGEDYARKAGEKEEVARAVFEHYQPRFAGETVPSTNAGAIVSIADKIDTITGCFSIGIIPTGSQDPYALRRQAAGIVQILLDRKLSATLSDVFNIALDVHSNFGNMKRSADEIRKELHEFFGLRVKKLLSETLRYDVVDAVLSAGYDDVASVVNRGAALMTAVLTGDVFKATVESFNRVGNLAAKAVHKSVNTGEFTEQGEKNLYEAWYGAYESYCTALQEGDATQALALASSITPAVTAFFDSVMVMAEDDAVRNNRLALLAAIDSELKRFADFSKLVV, from the coding sequence ATGTCTAAGGATCTATTGTTTGAGATCGGGCTGGAAGAAGTGCCTGCACGTTTTATCCCAAATGCGATTCAGCAGTTGAAGGAACGTATGACGGCGTGGCTGGACAGCTCGCGTATTGCTTACAGTGCTGTAGAGGCTTATGCTACACCTCGTCGTTTGGCGGTACTTGTTAAGGAAGTAGCGGAGAAGCAGGAAGATATTAACGAAGAAGTTAAAGGACCTTCCCGCAAAATCGCACTTGATGAAGCCGGTAACTGGAGTAAGGCTGCTCTAGGCTTTGCCCGTAGCCAAGGTGTTGATCCTGAACAGTTCACGTTCAAAGAACTTGGAGGCGTGGAATATATTTACGCGACCAAGAGCAGCATAGGTGTACCAACGGCAGATGTGCTGTCCGAAGGTTTACTACACATTTTACATGCCATGACATTCCCTAAATTTATGCGCTGGGCAAGTTATGACTTTAAATTTGTTCGTCCAATCCGCTGGTTGGTAGCCTTGTTTGGTAGCGATATTGTTAATTTGGAGATTGCTGGCGTACAGTCAGGGAATGTGACAAGAGGACATCGCTTCCTTGGACAGGAGGCTGTTGTAGAAAGTCCAGCGGACTATGTCGAAGTACTTCGCAAGCAGCATGTCATTGTGGACATTGAGGAACGTCAGTCGCTTATTGTGAAGCAGATTGAAGCACTTGCAGCCGAAAAAGATTGGACGATTGCGGTCAAGGATGATTTGCTGGAAGAAGTACTGTATTTGGTGGAAACTCCAACAGTACTATTCGGTGGCTTTGACCCTGCGTTCTTGAACATTCCGAAGGATGTACTGATTACTTCCATGCGTGAACACCAACGCTATTTCCCAGTGCTGGATCGCACAGGAAAGCTGCTGCCATACTTTGTTACGGTACGTAATGGTGGCAGTCAATCGCTGGAAGTCATTGCAAAAGGAAACGAAAAAGTATTGCGGGCGCGGTTGTCTGATGCCAAATTCTTCTATGAAGAAGATCAGAAGCTGGAAATTAAGGATGCACTCTCCAAGCTGGAAAGTATCGTTTTCCACGAAGAGCTGGGAACAGTTGGAGACAAAGTGCGTCGAATTCGCCGCATTGCCGATGCTCTGGCAGAGAAGCTACGTGTTTCCCCAGATACACAGGAATCGGTTAGCCGAGCAGCAGATATTTGTAAATTTGACCTTGTAACACAAATGGTCTATGAGTTTCCGGAATTGCAAGGGGTTATGGGCGAGGATTATGCCCGTAAGGCTGGAGAGAAGGAAGAAGTGGCGAGAGCGGTGTTTGAGCATTACCAGCCGCGATTCGCAGGAGAAACGGTTCCTTCAACGAACGCTGGAGCGATTGTAAGTATCGCTGACAAGATAGATACCATTACAGGCTGCTTCTCCATCGGTATTATTCCGACAGGTTCACAGGACCCTTACGCGCTTCGTCGCCAGGCAGCAGGTATCGTGCAAATCCTGTTGGATCGTAAGCTTTCGGCTACGTTGTCTGATGTGTTCAATATCGCGCTTGATGTGCACAGCAACTTTGGAAATATGAAACGCTCCGCAGATGAAATACGTAAAGAATTACATGAGTTTTTCGGATTACGCGTGAAGAAACTATTGTCCGAGACACTTCGTTATGACGTTGTAGATGCTGTGCTTTCAGCTGGATATGACGATGTTGCTTCTGTGGTTAACCGCGGAGCTGCATTAATGACTGCTGTACTAACGGGTGATGTCTTCAAGGCAACAGTGGAGTCTTTTAATCGCGTAGGTAATTTGGCTGCTAAAGCAGTTCACAAGTCAGTGAATACGGGTGAATTTACGGAACAGGGCGAGAAAAACCTATACGAAGCATGGTATGGCGCCTATGAGTCTTATTGTACAGCCTTACAGGAAGGTGATGCGACACAAGCATTGGCGCTTGCTTCATCCATTACTCCTGCGGTGACGGCGTTCTTTGATTCCGTTATGGTTATGGCTGAGGATGATGCTGTACGTAATAATCGTTTGGCATTGCTGGCTGCTATTGACTCAGAATTGAAGCGTTTTGCTGATTTTTCCAAGCTTGTAGTTTAA
- the glyQ gene encoding glycine--tRNA ligase subunit alpha translates to MNFQQMILTLQQFWSEHNCIIVQPYDTEKGAGTMNPMTYLRSIGPEPWNVAYVEPSRRPSDGRYGENPNRLYQHHQFQVVLKPSPDNIQELYLESLSRLGINPLEHDIRFVEDNWEAPTLGAWGLGWEVWLDGMEITQFTYFQQVGGIDASPVAVEITYGMERLASYIQDKENVFDLEWVNGISYGDVFHQPEFEHSKYTFEVSDVKMLFTLFNMYEEEANKAMAQHLVFPAYDYVLKCSHTFNLLDARGAISVTERTGFIIRVRNLARQVAATYLEEREKLGFPLLKKGGAANV, encoded by the coding sequence ATGAATTTTCAGCAGATGATTTTAACGCTGCAACAATTTTGGTCTGAACACAACTGTATTATTGTACAGCCTTATGATACGGAAAAAGGGGCAGGCACGATGAACCCGATGACGTATTTACGTTCAATTGGACCTGAGCCGTGGAACGTAGCTTACGTTGAGCCTTCTCGCCGTCCGTCTGACGGACGTTATGGTGAGAACCCGAATCGCCTGTATCAGCATCATCAGTTTCAAGTGGTTTTGAAGCCTTCACCTGATAACATTCAGGAGTTGTATCTGGAGAGTTTGAGCCGTTTGGGCATTAACCCACTGGAGCATGATATTCGTTTTGTTGAAGACAACTGGGAAGCTCCGACGCTGGGAGCCTGGGGATTAGGTTGGGAAGTATGGCTGGACGGTATGGAAATTACCCAATTCACGTACTTCCAGCAAGTGGGCGGTATTGATGCCAGTCCGGTTGCGGTTGAAATTACGTACGGTATGGAGCGTCTTGCTTCCTACATCCAGGACAAAGAAAATGTGTTTGATTTGGAATGGGTTAATGGAATCTCGTACGGTGATGTTTTCCACCAACCAGAATTTGAGCATTCCAAATATACGTTCGAAGTATCTGATGTCAAAATGCTATTTACTCTTTTTAACATGTATGAAGAAGAGGCGAATAAAGCGATGGCGCAGCATCTTGTATTTCCAGCCTATGATTATGTGCTGAAATGCTCTCACACGTTCAACTTGCTGGACGCTCGCGGAGCCATCAGTGTAACGGAACGGACAGGTTTTATTATACGAGTGCGTAATTTGGCGCGCCAGGTCGCTGCGACCTATCTGGAGGAGCGCGAGAAGCTGGGCTTCCCGCTGTTGAAGAAAGGAGGTGCGGCAAATGTCTAA
- the recO gene encoding DNA repair protein RecO: protein MLYRMEGIVIRSMDYGEGNKIITLCTESGGKVGVLVRGAKKSKSRHAALTQPFTYGEFVFFRNTGLGTLNAGEIIQSHHTLREDITKAAYASYACELLDRVLQDEETGAFWFKQLKACLEALESGKDPLIVMSIYEFKILQAAGYAPQLDACISSGQQCADEDMFISPRLGGVLCRGYKHFDPAALSVAPRTLKLLRLFAQIDLNRLGNIDVKDSTKLEIKHVMRQFMDMQLEVKLKSRNFLDQLDKYDM from the coding sequence ATGCTTTACAGGATGGAAGGAATCGTCATCCGCAGCATGGATTACGGTGAGGGGAACAAAATTATTACGCTTTGCACCGAAAGCGGAGGCAAAGTAGGTGTGCTAGTCAGAGGCGCGAAAAAATCCAAAAGCCGTCATGCCGCTTTAACGCAGCCGTTTACGTACGGTGAATTTGTTTTTTTTCGCAACACTGGCTTAGGCACGTTGAATGCCGGTGAAATTATCCAATCCCACCATACACTGCGCGAGGATATTACAAAGGCTGCTTACGCTTCCTATGCTTGTGAATTGCTCGATCGGGTGTTACAGGATGAGGAAACAGGTGCATTTTGGTTTAAGCAGCTTAAAGCCTGCTTGGAGGCACTGGAGAGTGGCAAAGATCCGCTGATCGTCATGAGTATTTATGAATTTAAAATATTACAGGCGGCCGGATATGCACCTCAGCTTGATGCTTGTATTTCAAGCGGTCAACAATGTGCTGATGAGGATATGTTTATCAGTCCGAGGTTAGGTGGGGTTTTGTGTCGGGGTTACAAGCATTTTGATCCGGCTGCGTTAAGTGTTGCTCCGCGTACATTGAAGTTGCTGCGCTTGTTCGCCCAAATAGATTTGAATCGACTCGGCAATATCGACGTGAAGGACTCCACCAAGCTGGAGATCAAACATGTCATGCGTCAGTTCATGGATATGCAGTTGGAGGTCAAGCTGAAATCCCGTAATTTCCTGGATCAGCTTGACAAGTACGACATGTGA
- a CDS encoding YqzL family protein, with product MRDFSWKYFAMTGDVGAYLLYRESAVTREQDTDEGESDEHEEARE from the coding sequence TTGCGAGATTTTTCGTGGAAGTATTTTGCGATGACTGGAGATGTCGGTGCGTATCTGTTATACAGGGAGAGCGCCGTGACAAGGGAGCAAGACACGGATGAAGGAGAGTCGGACGAGCATGAAGAAGCCCGTGAATAA
- the era gene encoding GTPase Era, translating into MAKKHFKSGFVAIVGRPNVGKSTLMNHVIGQKIAIMSDKPQTTRNKIHGVYTTEDTQIVFLDTPGIHKRQSKLGDYMNQTAFNSLGEVEAVLFLIDAAEGLGGGDRFIAEQLKQVKTPVILVLNKIDRIEPEALLPLIEQYRKLYDFAEIVPISAKMGNNVNTLLDQVQKYLPEGPQYYPDDQITDHPEQFVIAELVREKILHMTREEVPHSIAVMIEDMKVQENGVVHIMAVIFVERDSQKGIIIGKQGAMLKEVGKQARQDIQNLLGSKIFLELWVKVKKDWRNQERVLRDLGFHRDA; encoded by the coding sequence ATGGCTAAGAAACACTTTAAATCTGGCTTTGTCGCAATTGTTGGCAGACCCAATGTCGGAAAATCAACATTGATGAACCATGTCATTGGGCAGAAGATTGCCATCATGTCAGACAAGCCCCAAACGACACGGAATAAAATTCACGGCGTATATACCACAGAGGACACACAAATTGTATTTTTGGATACACCGGGGATTCACAAGCGCCAGTCAAAACTGGGCGATTATATGAATCAGACCGCTTTTAATTCGTTGGGTGAAGTAGAGGCGGTACTTTTTCTTATTGATGCTGCTGAAGGTTTAGGCGGAGGCGACCGTTTTATTGCGGAACAGCTTAAACAAGTAAAAACACCAGTTATATTGGTATTGAATAAAATTGACCGTATCGAGCCGGAAGCGTTGTTGCCCCTGATTGAGCAGTATCGCAAGCTGTATGACTTTGCGGAAATTGTACCGATCTCGGCCAAAATGGGCAATAATGTAAACACCCTATTGGATCAGGTTCAAAAATACTTGCCAGAAGGTCCGCAATATTACCCTGATGACCAAATTACCGACCATCCAGAGCAGTTTGTCATTGCTGAGCTGGTACGGGAAAAGATTTTGCACATGACACGTGAGGAAGTACCCCATTCTATTGCGGTTATGATTGAAGACATGAAAGTGCAGGAGAATGGTGTAGTGCATATTATGGCGGTTATTTTTGTAGAGCGTGATTCCCAGAAGGGAATCATTATCGGCAAACAGGGAGCCATGCTCAAAGAGGTAGGTAAACAAGCCCGTCAAGATATCCAAAACTTGCTAGGCTCCAAAATTTTCCTGGAACTTTGGGTTAAGGTCAAAAAAGACTGGCGTAACCAGGAACGTGTCCTTCGTGACTTGGGCTTCCATCGCGACGCCTAA
- a CDS encoding diacylglycerol kinase family protein translates to MRRQPWRMTFRYAAEGVIYALRTQVNMRIHVVVALLVIVAGLTLRISRLDWLFVCLAIAIVIVAELINTAVEAAVDLISPDIHPLAKAAKDTAAGAVLLAAVFAVIIGIFVFYRPLLTLMSQLL, encoded by the coding sequence ATGAGACGTCAGCCTTGGAGAATGACCTTTCGCTATGCCGCAGAAGGCGTGATATACGCCCTGCGTACGCAAGTAAATATGCGGATACATGTGGTTGTGGCGCTTCTTGTCATTGTAGCGGGTCTAACTCTGCGCATCTCCCGGCTCGACTGGTTATTCGTGTGCTTGGCCATTGCCATAGTCATTGTAGCCGAACTGATCAACACCGCTGTTGAAGCAGCGGTGGATCTAATCTCACCTGATATTCATCCGCTGGCCAAAGCGGCTAAAGACACCGCCGCCGGAGCCGTGCTCCTGGCAGCGGTTTTTGCTGTAATTATTGGCATATTTGTATTTTATAGACCCTTGTTGACGTTAATGAGTCAGCTGCTTTAA